AGGAACACAAAATGCAGAAAATTCCAGAATTGGTCTGCCCCGCCGGCAACCTGCCTGCACTGAAAACCGCTGTGGACAACGGTGCGGACACGGTTTACATGGGTTTGAAAGATGCGACCAATGCACGAAACTTTCCGGGACTGAATTTCGATATGAAATCTGCGCGGGAAGGCGTAGCTTACGCCCATGCGCGCGGACGCAATGTACTGATGGCCATCAATACATTCGCACAAGCCGGCCAAGTGGAGCGTTGGCACGCTGCTGTGGATACGGCGGCGGATTTGGGTGCCGATGCGATTATTGTTGCCGACCCCGCCATCATGGCGTATGCGGCAGACAAACATCCGAATTTACGCCTGCATATGTCGGTACAAGGTTCGGCCACCAATTACGAAGCCATCAATATGATGAAAGAGCTGTTCGGCATCCGTCGTGCCGTTTTGCCGCGCGTGCTGACCATCGATCAGGTCAAACATGTGATTGACAATACTGATGTGGAAATTGAAGTCTTTGGTTTCGGCAGTTTGTGTGTGATGGTGGAAGGCCGTTGCATCTTGTCGAGCTATGCAACAGGCGAATCGCCCAATATGCAAGGTGTCTGCTCTCCGGCAAAATCCGTCCGCTGGGAACAACTGCCCGACCGCATGAACGTACGTCTAAACCAGGTATTGATAGACCAATACAAACCCAATGAACCGGCAGGTTATCCAACCTTGTGCAAAGGCCGCTTTGAAGTCAATGATGAAACCTACTATGCTTTGGAAGAACCGACCAGCCTGAATGTTTTGGAAATGTTGCCCGAACTCATCAAAATCGGTGTATCCGCCATCAAAATCGAGGGACGCCAACGCAGTCCGATGTATACGGCTCAAGTAACCAAATCCCTGCGCCAAGCACTGGATGCAGCCGCAGCCAACCCGTCGCATTTCAAAGTCAATCCGTCCTGGAACAATGCCTTGAGCAAAGTTTCGGAAGGTCATCAGACAACTTTGGGCGCATACAACCGCCCATGGAAATAAGGGGAAGAAAATGAATTCATTGAAATTGTCGCTGGGCCCTATTTTATTTTTCTGGCAAAAAGAAGCCCTGCTGGAATTTTACGTTTCAATGCTGGATACGCCGTTGGATACGGTCTATTTGGGCGAGGTAGTCTGCTCACGCCGTCAGAAAATGCGCTTTGCCGATTGGTTCGGACTGGCTGGAGACTTGGCGGAAAGCGGTAAGGAGATTATTCTTTCTTCACAAGTCCTGCTCGAAAGCGAATCCGATCTGAAACGCCTGCGCAAAATCACGGAGCAGGGAA
This region of Neisseria subflava genomic DNA includes:
- the ubiU gene encoding ubiquinone anaerobic biosynthesis protein UbiU, giving the protein MQKIPELVCPAGNLPALKTAVDNGADTVYMGLKDATNARNFPGLNFDMKSAREGVAYAHARGRNVLMAINTFAQAGQVERWHAAVDTAADLGADAIIVADPAIMAYAADKHPNLRLHMSVQGSATNYEAINMMKELFGIRRAVLPRVLTIDQVKHVIDNTDVEIEVFGFGSLCVMVEGRCILSSYATGESPNMQGVCSPAKSVRWEQLPDRMNVRLNQVLIDQYKPNEPAGYPTLCKGRFEVNDETYYALEEPTSLNVLEMLPELIKIGVSAIKIEGRQRSPMYTAQVTKSLRQALDAAAANPSHFKVNPSWNNALSKVSEGHQTTLGAYNRPWK